One Chitinophagaceae bacterium C216 genomic window carries:
- the hcaB_2 gene encoding 3-phenylpropionate-dihydrodiol/cinnamic acid-dihydrodiol dehydrogenase yields the protein MGTEAKKFKHVSYLWDEAKAAELAGDEVALLIYRSNLLGADLRLTNYGGGNTSCKVTAKDPLTGEDTEVMWVKGSGGDLGTLKKSGLAALYVDKLRSLTKVYRGVEYEDEMVELFNHCIYDLKSKAPSIDTPLHAFLPFKHIDHLHPDAAIAIAAAKDGEAITKELFGGTIGWVPWQRPGFELGLMLKRCVEENPGIRGIMLGSHGLFTWGDTAYESYMNTLEVIEKCAAYIEQNIGKKRPVFGGVKMEPLSKEKRLKQAAALAPVLRGFCSSHVKMIGHFTDDERVLEYINSNDLERLAPLGTSCPDHFLRTKISPLVLNLAPDENLDDVAVVKEKLQPLFEDYRQMYKEYYETCKHPDSPAMRDPNPVIILYPGVGMFAFAKDKQTARVAAEFYINAINVMRGAEAISEYTSLPRQEAFNIEYWLLEEAKLQRMPKPKPLSGRVALITGSGGGIGKSIAKKFAQEGACVIISDIHQERMKATVEEFTKQYGKDAVTSVTLNVTDATSIDAALEDAILAFGGVDIVVNNAGISISKSIAEHSIEEWDRLYDILVKGQFMVSKATVAVMRKQNIGGDIINIVSKNSVVAGPNNAGYGSAKAAQAHLSRLLAAELGDDKIRVNSVNPDAVIVDSNIWAGGWAEGRAKAYGITVEELPAFYAKRTLMKEVILPEDIANACFVFVSGLLNKSTGNVLNVDGGVAQAFLR from the coding sequence ATGGGTACAGAAGCAAAGAAGTTTAAACATGTAAGTTATTTGTGGGATGAAGCCAAAGCGGCGGAATTAGCCGGAGATGAGGTGGCATTGTTGATTTATCGTTCCAATTTATTGGGTGCAGATTTGCGACTAACTAACTATGGAGGAGGCAATACCTCTTGCAAAGTAACTGCGAAAGATCCCCTTACCGGTGAAGATACGGAAGTGATGTGGGTGAAAGGCAGCGGTGGTGACCTAGGAACATTAAAAAAGAGCGGCCTTGCTGCGCTGTATGTAGATAAACTGCGTAGCCTTACAAAAGTATACCGTGGGGTGGAGTATGAGGATGAAATGGTGGAGCTATTCAATCATTGCATTTATGATTTGAAGTCTAAGGCACCCTCCATAGATACGCCTTTACATGCTTTTCTACCATTTAAACATATCGATCATTTGCATCCTGACGCAGCTATTGCCATTGCTGCAGCTAAGGATGGGGAAGCGATTACTAAAGAGCTTTTTGGAGGTACTATAGGTTGGGTGCCCTGGCAGAGACCAGGATTTGAGTTGGGGCTGATGTTGAAACGTTGTGTAGAAGAGAACCCCGGTATCAGAGGAATTATGCTCGGTTCTCACGGTTTGTTTACCTGGGGAGATACGGCCTACGAAAGCTATATGAATACATTGGAGGTAATTGAAAAATGTGCAGCATATATTGAGCAAAATATTGGTAAAAAAAGGCCTGTATTTGGTGGCGTTAAGATGGAGCCCCTGTCCAAGGAAAAAAGATTGAAACAAGCTGCCGCTCTGGCCCCTGTGCTGCGCGGCTTTTGCTCCTCACATGTAAAAATGATAGGACATTTTACCGATGATGAACGCGTATTAGAGTATATTAATTCCAATGACTTGGAACGACTGGCGCCTTTGGGAACTTCATGTCCGGATCATTTCCTTCGTACGAAAATAAGTCCGCTGGTATTGAATCTCGCTCCTGATGAGAATTTAGATGATGTAGCGGTTGTAAAAGAAAAGTTGCAGCCATTGTTTGAAGATTACCGTCAGATGTATAAGGAGTATTATGAAACCTGTAAGCATCCTGATAGTCCGGCGATGCGCGATCCTAACCCGGTAATTATCCTCTACCCGGGAGTTGGAATGTTTGCTTTTGCGAAAGATAAACAAACGGCAAGGGTAGCGGCAGAGTTCTACATTAACGCCATTAATGTGATGCGTGGTGCTGAAGCTATTTCCGAATACACATCGCTACCCCGTCAGGAAGCTTTCAATATTGAATATTGGCTGCTGGAAGAAGCTAAATTGCAGCGAATGCCCAAGCCTAAACCTTTAAGTGGACGTGTAGCACTGATAACCGGAAGCGGTGGTGGTATTGGTAAATCTATAGCTAAAAAATTTGCACAGGAAGGAGCTTGTGTAATTATCAGCGATATTCATCAAGAAAGAATGAAGGCTACGGTAGAGGAATTTACCAAACAGTATGGTAAAGATGCGGTAACTTCCGTAACTCTGAATGTAACAGATGCAACCTCTATCGATGCCGCTCTGGAAGACGCTATACTGGCTTTTGGCGGTGTGGATATTGTAGTGAATAATGCGGGTATTAGCATCTCGAAGAGTATTGCAGAACATTCGATAGAGGAATGGGATCGCCTGTACGATATACTGGTGAAAGGGCAGTTTATGGTATCGAAAGCTACAGTAGCAGTAATGCGTAAGCAAAATATAGGTGGCGATATCATAAATATTGTGTCGAAAAATTCTGTAGTGGCTGGTCCTAATAACGCTGGCTATGGTTCGGCAAAAGCTGCTCAGGCGCATCTTTCGCGTTTATTGGCTGCAGAACTGGGGGATGATAAAATTCGTGTCAACTCTGTAAATCCAGATGCTGTAATTGTTGACTCCAATATTTGGGCCGGCGGTTGGGCTGAGGGACGTGCAAAAGCTTATGGTATTACAGTGGAGGAATTGCCAGCGTTTTATGCTAAACGCACGCTCATGAAAGAAGTGATTCTTCCGGAAGATATAGCCAATGCATGTTTTGTGTTTGTAAGTGGATTGTTGAATAAATCTACAGGAAACGTATTGAATGTAGATGGTGGCGTGGCGCAGGCTTTCCTGCGATAA
- the rhaT_2 gene encoding L-rhamnose-proton symporter, whose amino-acid sequence MNALLGVIFHFIGGFASGSFYIPYKKVKGWAWETYWLIGGLFSWLVVPPIAAWLTIPDFTQIIAEADKSVIGYAYLFGVLWGIGGLTYGLGVRYLGVSLGSSVILGLCMVFGALIPAIYYQFNPAEGKDMITSLTHTGWGRTVLAGLLVCIVGIVLCGKAGMMKEKELAGVGGKEARPDSDAEAHLSGKDEYKFGLGIFVAIVSGILSACFNFGIEAAKPMAEVANSLWKEAHPGQGEFLFQNNVSYIVILWGGLTTNLIWCLLLNVRNKTYGDYANSSAPVIRNIIFCALAGTTWFLQFFFYGMGESKLGNGASSWILHMAFIILIANVWGLILKEWKGVSKKTLVTVIAGILVILLSVLLVGWGNSMR is encoded by the coding sequence ATGAATGCCTTATTAGGAGTTATTTTTCATTTTATCGGCGGATTTGCTTCCGGTAGTTTCTATATACCCTATAAAAAAGTAAAGGGTTGGGCATGGGAGACTTATTGGTTAATCGGAGGTTTGTTTTCTTGGCTGGTTGTTCCGCCTATAGCAGCTTGGTTGACGATTCCCGATTTCACACAAATTATTGCGGAGGCAGATAAATCGGTAATCGGATACGCTTATTTGTTCGGTGTATTATGGGGCATTGGGGGGTTAACATATGGATTAGGGGTCCGTTATTTGGGAGTTTCGTTAGGAAGCAGTGTTATTCTTGGACTTTGTATGGTGTTTGGTGCGCTGATTCCGGCTATTTATTATCAGTTCAATCCGGCCGAAGGCAAGGATATGATTACTAGTCTTACCCATACCGGCTGGGGACGTACCGTATTGGCAGGATTGCTAGTATGTATTGTGGGGATAGTACTTTGTGGCAAGGCAGGAATGATGAAAGAAAAAGAATTGGCGGGTGTAGGAGGAAAGGAAGCGCGTCCTGATTCTGATGCTGAGGCGCATCTTTCCGGTAAGGACGAGTATAAATTTGGGCTGGGAATATTTGTAGCAATTGTTTCAGGTATATTAAGCGCTTGTTTCAACTTTGGTATAGAAGCGGCAAAGCCCATGGCCGAAGTAGCTAATAGTTTATGGAAAGAAGCACATCCGGGACAAGGTGAATTTCTTTTTCAGAATAATGTATCATACATCGTTATACTGTGGGGAGGACTTACTACAAATCTGATATGGTGCTTGCTGCTTAATGTGCGTAATAAAACTTACGGCGACTACGCTAATAGCAGTGCACCTGTTATACGTAATATAATTTTTTGTGCACTAGCTGGTACTACCTGGTTTTTGCAATTTTTCTTTTACGGCATGGGGGAAAGCAAGCTAGGAAACGGTGCCAGCTCGTGGATATTACATATGGCCTTTATTATTCTTATTGCCAATGTGTGGGGACTAATACTGAAAGAGTGGAAAGGTGTAAGTAAAAAAACATTAGTAACTGTAATTGCAGGAATTCTGGTAATACTGCTATCGGTGCTGTTAGTAGGCTGGGGCAATTCGATGCGGTAG